From Brachionichthys hirsutus isolate HB-005 chromosome 2, CSIRO-AGI_Bhir_v1, whole genome shotgun sequence, one genomic window encodes:
- the LOC137901857 gene encoding keratin, type I cytoskeletal 18-like: MKSVFSMHSSTSSRSPAMSVTRTSTVPVYKTPSMHGGAGGARISVSSIGRGGSGGGIGMGSGAGFSSSMQVSSAGKGSDIIGNEKFAMQNLNDRLANYLETVRNLEQANQKLEIQIKEALARSGPDFRDYSKYQVILNDLRRKVFDATADNARLLLSIDNARLAADDFRVKYESELAIRQSVEADIIGLRKVIDDTNMSRMNLESEIETIKEELIHLNKNHESDVLELHNQIANSGVRVDVDAPKGQDLSQIMAEIRAKYEKVAKKNQEDLKAWHESQITDVQTQVDLNAEALKGSQTEVNDLRRQMQTLEIELESQRSLKASLEGTLRDTGTRYNMEMDALNNILLGLEAELSQLRDNIKLQSQEYEALLNTKMKLEAEIATYRRLLEGEDFTLQDALKDQKTVKTKVVTVTETLMDGKVVSSSTETKNL, from the exons ATGAAATCTGTCTTCTCTATGCACTCCTCCACTAGCAGCAGGTCTCCTGCTATGTCAGTCACCCGCACCTCCACAGTGCCTGTCTACAAGACGCCCAGCATGCACGGCGGTGCTGGTGGGGCCCGTATCAGTGTCTCTTCCATTGGCCGCGGTGGGTCAGGAGGCGGAATAGGCATGGGATCTGGAGCTGGGTTCTCCAGCAGCATGCAGGTGAGTAGCGCTGGGAAAGGCTCTGACATCATTGGCAATGAGAAGTTTGCCATGCAGAACCTGAACGACCGGCTGGCCAACTACCTTGAGACCGTGAGGAACCTGGAGCAGGCAAACCAGAAGCTGGAAATTCAGATCAAGGAGGCCCTGGCGAGGAGTGGACCCGACTTTAGGGACTACAGCAAGTACCAGGTCATCCTGAACGAtctgaggaggaag GTGTTTGATGCCACCGCTGACAATGCCCGCCTGCTCCTCAGCATCGACAACGCTCGCTTAGCTGCTGATGACTTCAGAGTGAA ATACGAGTCTGAGCTGGCCATCCGCCAATCTGTGGAGGCCGACATCATCGGTCTGAGGAAGGTCATCGATGACACCAACATGAGCCGCATGAACCTGGAGAGTGAGATTGAAACCATAAAGGAGGAGCTCATCCATCTGAATAAAAACCATGAAAGT GACGTTTTGGAGCTCCACAACCAGATTGCTAACTCAGGAGTCCGCGTTGATGTTGATGCTCCGAAAGGACAAGACCTGTCACAGATAATGGCAGAAATAAGGGCTAAGTATGAGAAGGTGGCAAAGAAAAACCAAGAAGATCTGAAAGCATGGCATGAATCTCAG ATAACTGACGTGCAGACGCAGGTGGACCTGAATGCAGAGGCGCTGAAGGGATCCCAGACGGAGGTGAACGATCTACGCAGACAAATGCAAACCCTGGAGATCGAGCTGGAGTCGCAGAGGAGCCTG aaaGCCTCTCTGGAAGGGACGCTGAGAGACACCGGGACCCGTTACAACATGGAGATGGATGCGCTGAACAACATCCTTCTGGGCCTGGAGGCTGAGCTCTCCCAGCTACGCGACAACATCAAGCTGCAGTCACAGGAGTACGAGGCCCTGCTCAACACCAAGATGAAGCTGGAGGCCGAGATCGCAACATACAGACGCCTGCTGGAGGGCGAAGACTTCAC aCTGCAGGATGCCCTGAAAGACCAGAAAACAGTGAAGACCAAAGTGGTGACTGTCACCGAGACCCTGATGGATGGCAAGGTGGTATCGTCCAGCACCGAGACCAAGAACCTTTAA
- the LOC137901847 gene encoding keratin, type I cytoskeletal 18-like, whose translation MEPLLKRQSSHLLGVRTTGGYGPQERGSAFSVSGGAGGYGTRISSATYSTRVGSFGTRYDIQSSGISSAGLAIANEKMAMQHLNDRLATYLETVRSLERVNGQLELKIKEYTEKRGPTEGKDFSRYNGVIAELRFKIFEMIKDISHLDISLDNARLASEDFKVKMEYEISMRQMVEADVTRLRKILDDTNVIRLHLETDIETLKEELITLRKNQKTDTAELRAQISQFGVHVDVDAPKGQDLAKMMEEMRAKYEKIVLKNQEELKAWHESQITEVRVRVTESTTALKEAVSEQNESRRRCQVLDIELQSELSLKASLEATLQDTDLRYNMEVGKYNMSILGLQEEVSRIHGDIKDMTRQYDHLLNVKVQLEAEIIEYRRLLDGWEELRLEDAVDERLIQTKVVTVTQTLVDGKLVSESKDVKSSEKVVTEKI comes from the exons ATGGAGCCCCTGCTTAAACGTCAGAGTTCTCATCTTCTTGGTGTCCGCACCACCGGTGGTTACGGACCTCAGGAGAGGGGTTCTGCCTTCAGCGTCAGTGGAGGAGCAGGCGGCTATGGCACCAGAATTTCATCCGCCACCTACAGCACGCGGGTAGGCAGCTTCGGGACTCGATATGACATCCAGTCCTCCGGGATCAGCTCAGCGGGCCTGGCCATAGCTAATGAGAAGATGGCCATGCAGCACCTGAATGATCGCCTGGCTACATACCTGGAGACTGTGAGGAGTCTGGAGAGGGTCAACGGCCAGCTGGAGTTGAAGATTAAAGAGTACACCGAGAAGAGAGGCCCCACAGAAGGGAAGGATTTCAGCAGGTACAATGGCGTCATCGCGGAGCTGAGGTTTAAG ATTTTTGAAATGATCAAAGACATCTCCCATCTTGATATCTCACTTGACAATGCACGTTTGGCTTCCGAAGACTTCAAAGTCAA GATGGAGTATGAGATCTCCATGCGTCAGATGGTGGAAGCTGATGTGACCAGACTGAGGAAGATTCTGGATGACACCAACGTCATTCGCCTGCACCTGGAGACTGACATCGAGACTCTGAAGGAAGAGCTGATCACCCTGAGGAAGAACCAGAAGACA GATACTGCTGAATTGCGTGCGCAAATCTCCCAGTTTGGTGTCCATGTGGATGTTGACGCTCCTAAAGGACAAGATTTGGCTaagatgatggaggagatgagggCGAAGTATGAGAAGATAGTCCTCAAGAACCAAGAGGAGCTGAAAGCGTGGCATGAATCTCAA ATCACAGAGGTGCGGGTCCGAGTGACTGAGAGCACAACTGCTCTGAAGGAGGCTGTGAGTGAGCAGAAtgaaagcaggaggaggtgtCAGGTGTTGGACATTGAACTGCAGTCTGAACTCAGTCTG AAAGCATCGTTGGAGGCCACCCTGCAGGACACTGACCTGCGTTACAACATGGAGGTGGGGAAGTACAACATGAGCATCctggggctgcaggaggaggtctCTCGGATTCACGGCGACATCAAGGACATGACAAGACAGTATGACCACCTGCTCAACGTCAAGGTTCAACTGGAGGCTGAGATCATTGAGTACAGAAGGTTGCTGGATGGTTGGGAAGAACTGAG ACTCGAGGACGCAGTTGATGAAAGGCTGATCCAGACCAAAGTGGTGACTGTCACTCAGACTCTGGTGGACGGTAAACTGGTATCAGAAAGTAAAGACGTCAAATCCAGCGAAAAGGTTGTGACCGAGAAAATCTAA